The Mesorhizobium sp. B1-1-8 genome contains a region encoding:
- a CDS encoding phosphoenolpyruvate hydrolase family protein, whose translation MAAIPRKEILEKFRKMIADGVPIVGGGAGTGLSAKAEEAGGIDLIIIYNSGRYRMAGRGSAAGLLAYGNANEIVREMAHEVLPVVKKTPVLAGVNGTDPFVIMPLLLAELKTMGFSGVQNFPTIGLFDGTMRQSFEETGMGFGLEVEMIAEAHKLDLLTTPYVFNPQEALDMTKAGADIVVAHMGVTTGGSIGATSAKSLDDCVVEIDAIAEAARTVRKDVILLCHGGPIAMPDDARYILDRCKGLHGFYGASSMERLPAEAAIARQTADFKAVTFGGNKTVQEKEGMRR comes from the coding sequence ATGGCCGCCATTCCGCGCAAAGAAATCCTCGAAAAATTCCGCAAGATGATCGCCGACGGCGTGCCGATCGTCGGCGGCGGCGCCGGCACCGGCCTGTCGGCCAAGGCCGAGGAGGCGGGCGGCATCGACTTGATCATCATCTACAATTCCGGCCGCTACCGTATGGCCGGGCGCGGCTCGGCCGCCGGCCTGCTCGCCTATGGCAACGCCAACGAGATCGTCAGGGAAATGGCCCATGAAGTGCTGCCGGTGGTGAAGAAGACGCCGGTGCTGGCCGGCGTCAACGGCACTGATCCTTTCGTCATCATGCCGCTGTTGCTTGCAGAACTGAAGACGATGGGCTTTTCCGGCGTGCAGAATTTTCCGACCATCGGCCTGTTCGACGGCACCATGCGCCAGAGCTTTGAAGAGACCGGCATGGGCTTCGGGCTGGAGGTCGAGATGATTGCCGAGGCGCACAAGCTCGATCTTCTGACGACTCCCTATGTCTTCAATCCCCAAGAAGCGCTCGACATGACAAAAGCCGGCGCCGACATCGTCGTCGCCCATATGGGCGTGACCACAGGCGGTTCCATCGGCGCCACCTCGGCGAAGTCGCTCGACGACTGCGTCGTCGAAATCGACGCCATCGCCGAGGCCGCCCGCACGGTGCGCAAGGACGTCATCCTGCTTTGCCATGGCGGCCCGATCGCGATGCCGGACGACGCCCGCTACATTCTCGACCGCTGCAAGGGCCTGCACGGTTTCTATGGCGCAAGCTCCATGGAGCGGCTGCCGGCGGAAGCAGCTATCGCCAGACAGACCGCCGATTTCAAGGCCGTGACCTTTGGCGGCAATAAGACCGTCCAAGAAAAAGAAGGGATGAGGCGATGA
- a CDS encoding TetR/AcrR family transcriptional regulator encodes MDVSRQQAAASNDNAEQTAVAERGPRARTRRLMLETATKLMQSGVTPSVSEVAEAAQVSRATAYRYFPSQAALVQAVVDEGLGPILTWKSGSSDPERRVADLFTTAMPRIEAFEATFKAALKLSLDQWAQRQAGTLGSEPAFKRGHRVELLKDAIAPLKGRLPPRQFRRLAQALSMMFGVEVLIVLKDIWGLESRQMMSVAQWAAGALVRAAMAEATAKEQGRSGAPDTK; translated from the coding sequence ATGGATGTCTCACGTCAACAAGCCGCCGCCTCCAACGACAATGCCGAACAGACGGCAGTGGCCGAAAGGGGGCCGCGCGCGCGCACCAGGCGGCTGATGCTGGAGACGGCGACGAAGCTGATGCAGTCCGGCGTGACGCCTTCGGTCAGTGAGGTCGCGGAAGCGGCGCAGGTCTCGCGCGCGACCGCCTATCGTTATTTCCCCAGCCAGGCAGCGCTTGTGCAGGCCGTCGTCGACGAAGGCCTCGGTCCGATCCTCACCTGGAAATCGGGGTCGAGCGATCCGGAGCGGCGGGTGGCCGACCTGTTCACCACCGCCATGCCGCGCATTGAGGCTTTCGAGGCGACGTTCAAGGCGGCGCTGAAGCTTTCGCTCGACCAGTGGGCGCAGCGGCAGGCGGGAACGCTCGGCTCCGAACCGGCCTTCAAGCGCGGCCATCGCGTCGAGCTGCTCAAGGATGCGATCGCGCCGCTCAAGGGCCGTTTGCCGCCGCGCCAGTTCAGGCGCCTGGCGCAGGCGCTGTCGATGATGTTCGGCGTCGAGGTGCTGATCGTTCTGAAAGACATTTGGGGGCTGGAGAGCCGCCAGATGATGTCGGTCGCGCAATGGGCGGCGGGCGCGCTGGTGCGCGCGGCGATGGCGGAAGCGACAGCGAAAGAACAGGGAAGATCGGGCGCGCCTGACACGAAATGA
- a CDS encoding Tm-1-like ATP-binding domain-containing protein, whose protein sequence is MKRIYVVGTADTKGEELAFLADAVATAGGMVARVDIGTRGATVPVDVAASQVAAHHPDGAGAVLGIDDRGTAVAAMNVAFSRFIQSRDDIAGVIGIGGGGGTSIVTAGMRTLPLGLPKIMVSTLASGDTAPYVDVSDITMMPSVTDMAGLNRLSRMVLHNAAQAIAGMAARPAPSAAGKPSLGLTMFGVTTPCLTAIADQLRATYDCMVFHATGTGGRSMEKLADSGLLAGVLDITTTEVCDFLLGGVLPATEDRFGAIARTKLPYVGSVGALDMVNFWAPPTIPERYRGRLFYEHNPNVTLMRTTADESRQIGEWIGGRLARCDGPVRFLIPEKGVSALDIEGGAFFDPEADAALFEAIERTIMPNATRTVSRLPLHINDPEFARAAVAAFLDIASR, encoded by the coding sequence ATGAAGCGCATCTACGTGGTCGGCACCGCCGACACCAAGGGTGAGGAACTCGCCTTCCTGGCCGATGCCGTCGCCACGGCAGGCGGCATGGTCGCGCGCGTCGACATCGGCACGCGCGGCGCCACAGTGCCTGTCGATGTCGCGGCAAGCCAAGTCGCCGCGCATCATCCTGACGGCGCCGGCGCGGTGCTCGGCATCGACGATCGCGGCACCGCCGTTGCAGCAATGAACGTCGCCTTCAGCCGCTTCATCCAGTCGCGTGACGACATCGCCGGCGTGATCGGCATCGGCGGCGGCGGCGGCACCTCGATCGTCACCGCCGGCATGCGCACGCTGCCGCTCGGCCTGCCCAAGATCATGGTTTCGACGCTCGCTTCCGGCGACACCGCGCCTTACGTCGATGTTTCCGACATCACCATGATGCCGTCGGTGACCGACATGGCCGGCCTCAACCGGCTCTCCCGTATGGTGCTCCACAATGCCGCCCAGGCAATAGCAGGCATGGCTGCAAGGCCGGCGCCTTCCGCTGCCGGCAAACCCTCACTGGGCTTGACCATGTTCGGCGTCACCACGCCCTGCCTCACGGCGATCGCCGACCAGCTGCGCGCGACGTATGACTGCATGGTCTTCCACGCCACCGGCACCGGCGGCCGCTCGATGGAGAAGCTGGCCGACAGTGGACTGCTCGCCGGCGTTCTCGACATCACCACGACCGAGGTCTGCGACTTCCTGCTCGGCGGCGTGCTGCCGGCGACCGAAGACCGCTTCGGCGCCATCGCCCGTACCAAACTGCCCTATGTCGGCTCGGTCGGCGCGCTCGACATGGTGAACTTCTGGGCACCGCCGACGATCCCCGAGCGCTATCGCGGACGGCTGTTCTACGAGCACAATCCGAACGTCACGCTGATGCGCACCACGGCCGACGAATCCCGCCAGATCGGCGAATGGATCGGCGGCCGCCTGGCGCGCTGCGATGGCCCTGTCCGCTTTCTGATCCCCGAAAAAGGCGTTTCGGCGCTCGACATCGAAGGCGGCGCCTTCTTCGACCCGGAGGCCGATGCAGCCCTCTTCGAGGCCATCGAGCGCACCATCATGCCGAACGCAACGCGCACCGTGTCGCGCCTGCCGCTGCACATCAACGACCCCGAATTCGCCAGGGCCGCGGTTGCGGCTTTCCTCGACATCGCCAGCAGGTGA
- a CDS encoding carbohydrate ABC transporter permease: MASVALTNLDPASRAAARGWSDLTIRNMFIIPTLAFLIVFNIFPLIYSLGYSFTNFAANRSEPWQFVGLQNYRELLSDDHIWSNFVITAKYVIVSVAGQMIVGFGLALLLNRSFPMKGLITTLLLLPMMMSAAVVGLFWQLLYSPSWGPINYVFGLGDFAWLSNPDSALYAVAITDIWMWSPFVMLLSLAGLSAVPQHLYEAAAIDRASWWYTFTRITLPLVSPILLIALIFRTMEAFKTFDIAYTMTTQPTAELIAIRLYKQAFQQWDTGKSCALAYIVLIMVLAITNLYVKYLNKVKER; encoded by the coding sequence TTGGCTTCGGTAGCCCTTACCAATCTTGATCCGGCCTCCAGGGCCGCCGCGCGCGGCTGGTCGGATCTGACCATCCGCAACATGTTCATCATCCCGACGCTGGCTTTCCTGATCGTTTTCAACATTTTCCCGCTGATCTATTCGCTAGGATATTCCTTCACCAATTTCGCGGCGAACCGGAGCGAGCCGTGGCAGTTCGTCGGCCTGCAGAACTACCGCGAGCTGCTCAGCGACGACCACATCTGGTCGAACTTCGTCATCACGGCGAAATACGTCATCGTGTCCGTGGCCGGACAGATGATCGTCGGCTTCGGCCTCGCGCTTTTGCTCAACCGCAGTTTCCCGATGAAGGGCCTGATCACCACGCTGCTGCTGTTGCCGATGATGATGTCGGCGGCGGTCGTTGGCCTGTTCTGGCAGCTGCTCTACAGCCCGTCATGGGGCCCGATCAATTATGTCTTCGGCCTGGGCGATTTCGCCTGGCTTTCCAATCCCGACAGCGCGCTTTATGCGGTTGCGATCACCGATATCTGGATGTGGTCGCCCTTCGTCATGCTGCTGTCGCTTGCCGGCCTCTCGGCGGTGCCGCAGCATCTCTACGAGGCGGCGGCAATCGACCGGGCCAGCTGGTGGTACACCTTCACCCGCATAACCTTGCCACTGGTCTCGCCGATCCTTTTGATCGCGCTGATCTTCCGCACCATGGAAGCCTTCAAGACCTTCGACATCGCCTACACGATGACGACCCAGCCGACCGCCGAACTGATTGCGATCCGGCTCTACAAGCAGGCCTTCCAGCAGTGGGATACCGGCAAGTCCTGCGCGCTGGCCTACATCGTGCTGATCATGGTGCTGGCCATCACCAACCTCTATGTGAAGTACCTCAACAAGGTGAAGGAGCGCTGA
- a CDS encoding ABC transporter substrate-binding protein, whose translation MSELTISRRTVLAGSALLLASTALPAIGRAQTPKKGGRLIVAADSEPRNLNPAIVASNGVFFISSKIVETLAEASFDGKDGLAPRLALSWEGAADGLSVTFKLRDGVKWHDGKPFTSADVAFSALQVWKPLQNLGRTVFKDLSAIDTPDDLTAIFKFAKPTPFQLIRNALPALSSVVPKHVYENGKIEDNPANNAPVGTGPFKFAEYKAGQYYRLTRNDAYWGKDEPYLDEIVYRVLPDRTSAAAALEAEEIQLAAFSAVPLADLDRISKVPGLKVITKGYEGLTYQLVVEINHRRKELADLKVRQAIAHAIDKDFVVKTIFLGYAAAATGPVPKNDPQFYTADVQTYPFDIAKANALLDEAGYKRADDGKRFALKLLPAPYFNETKQFGDYLRQALAAIGVDAVIVNNDSAAHIKAVYTDHAFDLAVGPPVFRGDPAISTTILVQSGIPDGVPFSNQGGYKNADLDALIAKASETLDTSARTELYKEFQKKVAADLPLINVAEWSFISVASDKVGNIANNPRWAVSNWADTYLES comes from the coding sequence ATGTCCGAATTGACGATTTCACGCCGCACCGTGCTTGCCGGCTCGGCGCTGCTTCTGGCCTCGACAGCGCTGCCGGCCATCGGCCGGGCGCAGACGCCGAAGAAAGGCGGCCGATTGATCGTTGCCGCCGATTCCGAGCCGCGCAACCTCAACCCGGCGATCGTCGCCTCCAACGGCGTCTTCTTCATCTCCAGCAAGATCGTCGAGACGCTGGCCGAGGCCTCCTTCGACGGCAAGGACGGACTGGCGCCGCGCCTGGCGCTCTCCTGGGAAGGCGCCGCCGACGGCCTGTCGGTGACCTTCAAGCTGCGCGACGGTGTGAAGTGGCATGACGGCAAGCCTTTCACCTCGGCCGACGTCGCCTTCTCGGCGCTGCAGGTCTGGAAGCCGCTGCAGAATCTCGGCCGCACCGTGTTCAAGGATCTCAGCGCCATCGATACGCCCGACGACCTGACCGCAATCTTCAAATTCGCCAAGCCGACGCCGTTCCAGCTGATCCGCAACGCCTTGCCAGCGCTGTCGAGCGTCGTGCCGAAACATGTCTATGAGAACGGCAAGATCGAGGACAACCCGGCCAACAACGCGCCGGTCGGCACCGGCCCGTTCAAATTCGCAGAATACAAGGCGGGGCAGTATTACAGATTGACGAGGAACGATGCCTATTGGGGCAAGGACGAGCCCTATCTCGACGAGATCGTCTACCGGGTGCTGCCCGACCGCACCTCGGCGGCCGCAGCACTTGAGGCCGAAGAGATCCAGCTCGCCGCCTTCTCAGCCGTGCCGTTAGCCGATCTTGATCGCATCTCCAAGGTGCCGGGCCTCAAAGTCATCACCAAAGGCTATGAGGGGCTGACGTACCAGCTTGTGGTCGAGATCAACCACCGCCGCAAGGAACTGGCCGACCTCAAGGTGCGGCAGGCGATCGCGCACGCCATCGACAAGGACTTCGTCGTCAAGACGATCTTCCTCGGCTATGCCGCCGCCGCCACCGGCCCCGTGCCGAAGAATGATCCGCAATTCTATACCGCCGACGTGCAGACCTATCCGTTCGATATCGCCAAGGCCAATGCCTTGCTCGATGAGGCTGGCTACAAGCGGGCCGACGACGGCAAGCGCTTTGCGCTGAAGCTCTTGCCCGCACCCTATTTCAACGAAACAAAGCAGTTCGGCGACTATCTGCGGCAGGCGCTGGCGGCCATCGGCGTCGACGCAGTGATCGTCAACAACGACTCCGCCGCGCATATAAAAGCGGTCTACACCGACCATGCCTTCGACCTCGCCGTCGGCCCGCCGGTTTTCCGCGGCGACCCGGCGATCTCGACCACCATCCTGGTGCAGAGCGGCATTCCGGACGGCGTGCCCTTCTCCAACCAGGGCGGCTACAAGAACGCCGATCTGGACGCGCTGATCGCCAAGGCGTCGGAGACGCTCGATACGTCCGCCCGCACCGAACTCTACAAGGAGTTCCAGAAAAAGGTGGCCGCCGACCTGCCGCTGATCAACGTCGCCGAATGGAGTTTTATCAGCGTGGCGAGCGACAAGGTCGGCAACATCGCCAACAACCCGCGCTGGGCGGTGTCGAACTGGGCGGACACGTATTTGGAATCGTGA
- a CDS encoding cupin domain-containing protein, translating to MSDKSKVFVYPKDVSAFGFDWGRLALTVAPEVNGASRFSGGVVDLPSGKGHTRHNHPGAEEIIFVISGNGEQMVEDEEGNPVVAKVGPGCTIYVPESRFHSTLNTGDGPMQLFVVYSPAGPELALRELPDFRLLPTGK from the coding sequence ATGAGCGACAAGAGCAAGGTGTTCGTCTACCCGAAGGACGTCAGCGCCTTCGGCTTCGACTGGGGCAGGCTGGCGCTGACGGTGGCGCCCGAAGTGAACGGCGCCAGCCGTTTTTCCGGTGGCGTCGTCGACCTGCCGTCCGGCAAGGGCCACACGCGTCACAACCACCCGGGCGCCGAGGAAATCATCTTCGTCATCTCGGGCAATGGCGAGCAGATGGTCGAGGACGAAGAGGGCAATCCGGTGGTCGCCAAAGTCGGCCCCGGCTGCACCATCTACGTGCCCGAGAGCCGCTTCCATTCGACGCTAAACACCGGCGACGGCCCGATGCAGCTCTTCGTCGTCTACTCGCCGGCCGGACCGGAACTGGCGTTACGGGAGCTGCCGGATTTCAGGCTGCTGCCGACGGGCAAATAA
- a CDS encoding ABC transporter permease: MTRALTLVRRRLVGSVFVLLIVVIGSFLLLEAAPGDAVDAYIVSTGGDAGMIELLRHRWGLDQSELTRLANYLWALLHLDLGQSVTFSRPIRNVILERLPITLILMGSATALSFGLGSTLGIYAGARPGSFRDRFLSIGSLALYAVPGFWLGLVLTVVFAVDLRWLPIGGIETIASAKTGLARAADIATHLVLPVSALGFIYLALYLRMMRAGMAEVWRQDFVLAARARGLSRRRIVLAHVARNALLPLVTMLGLQSAQMLGGSVVIESVFAVPGLGRLAQEAVAGRDTPLLLGIILVSAVLVVVINLLVDLAYAVLDPRVGAGEAG, encoded by the coding sequence ATGACACGCGCCCTCACCCTCGTGCGCCGCCGCCTCGTCGGCAGCGTCTTCGTGCTGCTGATCGTCGTCATCGGCAGCTTCCTCCTCCTCGAAGCAGCCCCCGGTGACGCCGTCGACGCCTACATCGTCTCGACCGGCGGCGATGCCGGCATGATCGAACTGCTGCGCCACCGCTGGGGTCTCGACCAGTCGGAGCTGACCCGGCTCGCCAACTACCTCTGGGCATTGCTGCATCTCGATCTCGGCCAGTCCGTCACCTTCTCGCGGCCGATCCGCAACGTCATTCTCGAACGCTTGCCGATCACGCTGATCCTGATGGGCAGCGCCACCGCGCTGTCCTTCGGCCTCGGCTCGACGCTCGGCATCTATGCCGGCGCCAGGCCCGGCAGTTTCCGCGACCGTTTTCTCTCCATCGGCTCACTGGCGCTCTATGCCGTGCCCGGCTTCTGGCTTGGCCTGGTGCTGACCGTGGTCTTCGCCGTCGACCTGCGCTGGTTGCCGATCGGCGGCATCGAGACCATCGCTTCGGCCAAGACCGGGCTCGCCCGTGCCGCCGACATCGCCACGCATCTTGTGCTGCCGGTTTCGGCGCTCGGCTTCATCTACCTCGCGCTTTATCTGCGCATGATGCGCGCCGGCATGGCTGAGGTCTGGCGGCAGGATTTCGTCCTTGCAGCCCGCGCCAGGGGCCTGTCGCGCCGCCGCATCGTGCTTGCCCACGTCGCCCGCAATGCGCTGCTGCCGCTCGTCACCATGCTCGGCTTGCAATCGGCGCAAATGCTAGGCGGCAGCGTCGTCATCGAAAGCGTCTTTGCCGTGCCCGGCCTCGGCCGCTTGGCGCAGGAAGCCGTCGCCGGGCGCGACACGCCGCTGCTTCTCGGCATCATCCTGGTCAGCGCGGTTCTGGTCGTCGTCATCAACCTTCTTGTCGACCTCGCCTATGCTGTCCTCGACCCGCGCGTCGGCGCCGGCGAGGCCGGTTGA
- a CDS encoding carbohydrate ABC transporter permease, translated as MAAVRTSSEVALNRVAIAAVLIATLIFLAPIYWIASTAFKPKDLAVSVPPTVLFQPEVTPFIRLFTKRVQMQKTVDPQVYDAAPWWEKRIYDGGERVLKVGKDVQLSQYPDRFMNSLIVAVISTVLAVGMGTFTAYGFSRFKIAGEADLLFFILSTRMLPPVVVAIPMFLMYRSVGLNDSHIGLIILYVAFNLSFSVWLMKGFMDEIPKEYEEAALVDGYTRMQAFFKIVLPEAATGIAATAVFCFITAWNEYAFALIMTNRRAQTAPPFIPSQIGSGLPDWTTIAAGTFLFLLPVAIFTFLLRNHLLRGVTFGAIRK; from the coding sequence ATGGCCGCCGTCCGCACTTCTTCCGAGGTCGCGCTCAACCGCGTCGCAATCGCCGCGGTGCTGATCGCGACGCTGATCTTCCTCGCGCCGATCTATTGGATCGCCTCCACGGCGTTCAAGCCGAAGGATCTCGCCGTCAGCGTGCCGCCCACCGTCCTTTTCCAACCGGAAGTCACGCCCTTCATCCGGTTGTTCACCAAGCGGGTGCAGATGCAGAAGACCGTCGACCCGCAAGTCTACGACGCCGCGCCCTGGTGGGAAAAGCGCATCTATGACGGCGGCGAGCGGGTGCTGAAGGTCGGCAAGGACGTGCAGCTTTCGCAATATCCCGACCGCTTCATGAACAGCCTGATCGTGGCGGTAATCAGCACCGTGCTTGCGGTGGGCATGGGGACCTTCACCGCCTACGGCTTCTCGCGCTTCAAGATCGCGGGCGAGGCTGACCTGCTCTTCTTCATCCTGTCGACGCGCATGCTGCCGCCGGTGGTCGTGGCGATCCCGATGTTCCTGATGTACCGGTCGGTCGGCCTCAACGATTCGCATATCGGCCTGATCATCCTCTACGTCGCCTTCAACCTGTCCTTCTCAGTCTGGCTGATGAAGGGTTTCATGGACGAGATTCCGAAGGAATATGAGGAGGCGGCGCTGGTCGACGGCTACACGCGCATGCAGGCCTTCTTCAAGATCGTGCTGCCGGAAGCGGCGACCGGCATCGCCGCCACCGCGGTGTTCTGCTTCATCACAGCCTGGAACGAATATGCCTTCGCGCTGATCATGACCAACCGGCGCGCCCAGACGGCGCCGCCTTTCATCCCTAGCCAGATCGGTTCAGGCCTGCCGGACTGGACCACGATCGCTGCGGGAACCTTCCTGTTTCTGCTGCCGGTCGCGATCTTCACGTTCCTGCTGCGCAATCACCTGCTTCGCGGCGTGACCTTCGGAGCGATCCGCAAATGA
- a CDS encoding M24 family metallopeptidase — protein MNIAPGKTAVSSTPFDQARVDRLMEEAGIDVLFATSKHNTQYLLGGYKFIFFAAMDAIGHSRYLPIVLYEKGGPEHAAYIGNKMEGGEHQNHPFWTPTLHAACWGTLDAANLAVEHLHKIGKAAARIGIEPGFLPSDAYTLIRKALPDAKLIDATDMLERMRAIKTEAELEKLRIASELITDSMLATIAWAGEGRTKAEIIEQLRREETNRGAHFEYCLLTLGSSHNRAASDQAWKQGEVLSIDSGGNYHGYIGDLCRMGVLGEPDAELEDLLAEVEAVQQAAFSKVKAGTLGGDMISHAESVLKASKVSSYTDFFAHGMGLITHEAPFLMTNHPVAYEGTYAAKPLEANMVLSVETTMLHPTRGFIKLEDTVAVTDSGYVMFGDRGRGWNRGGVAA, from the coding sequence ATGAACATCGCTCCGGGCAAGACTGCCGTCAGCAGCACCCCTTTCGACCAGGCGCGGGTGGACCGGCTGATGGAGGAAGCTGGCATCGACGTGCTCTTCGCCACCTCCAAGCACAACACGCAATATCTGCTCGGCGGCTACAAGTTCATCTTCTTTGCCGCGATGGATGCGATCGGCCACAGCCGCTATCTGCCGATCGTGCTTTACGAAAAGGGCGGGCCGGAGCACGCGGCTTATATCGGCAACAAGATGGAAGGCGGCGAGCACCAGAACCATCCGTTCTGGACGCCGACGCTGCATGCCGCCTGCTGGGGAACGCTCGACGCCGCCAATCTTGCCGTGGAGCATCTGCACAAGATCGGCAAGGCAGCCGCCCGCATCGGCATCGAGCCCGGCTTCCTGCCGTCGGACGCCTATACGCTGATCCGCAAGGCGCTGCCGGATGCCAAGCTGATCGACGCGACCGACATGCTGGAACGCATGCGCGCGATCAAGACTGAGGCAGAGCTCGAAAAGCTGCGCATCGCCTCCGAGCTGATCACCGATTCCATGCTGGCGACGATTGCATGGGCGGGCGAAGGCAGGACCAAGGCCGAGATCATCGAGCAATTGCGGCGCGAGGAGACCAATCGCGGCGCGCATTTCGAATATTGCCTGCTGACGCTAGGCTCCAGCCACAACCGCGCCGCCTCGGACCAGGCGTGGAAGCAGGGCGAGGTGCTGTCGATCGATTCCGGCGGCAATTATCACGGCTATATCGGCGACCTCTGCCGCATGGGCGTGCTCGGCGAACCGGATGCCGAACTGGAGGATCTGCTGGCCGAGGTCGAGGCGGTGCAACAGGCTGCCTTCTCGAAGGTGAAGGCGGGCACGCTCGGCGGCGACATGATTTCCCATGCGGAGAGCGTGCTGAAGGCCTCAAAGGTCTCGTCCTACACGGATTTCTTCGCCCACGGCATGGGACTGATCACGCATGAGGCGCCGTTCCTGATGACCAACCATCCGGTCGCCTATGAAGGCACCTATGCGGCCAAGCCGCTTGAGGCGAACATGGTGCTGTCGGTCGAGACGACCATGCTCCACCCGACACGCGGCTTCATCAAGCTGGAGGATACGGTCGCGGTGACGGACAGCGGTTATGTGATGTTTGGCGATCGGGGACGCGGGTGGAACAGGGGTGGGGTAGCAGCTTAG
- a CDS encoding ABC transporter substrate-binding protein — translation MRKIVTSVIAGIGLALACGTSVRAQDKELTIFWAEWDPANYLQELVNDYTAETGVKVTVQTTPWPDFQTKAFTEFNAHGDAYDLVVGDSQWLGAGSTQGHYVDLTDFFNQHKLADVMAPATIKYYAEYPGGSGKYWAIPLEGDAIGWSYRKDWFEDPKEKEAFKAKYGYDLDIPKTYAQLRDIAEFFYRPDQKRYGVAIYTDNSYDAMAMGVESAIFSYGGDLGDYATYKVDGITNSKDAAAGLDMYKQLYKFTPPGWGKTFFVEDNQAITGGLAAMSMNFFAFFPPLVNKATNPYADVTGFFANPAGPDGKRFAALGGQGISVISYSKNKDEAMKFLEWFIKDETQKKWAELGGYTCSQAVLKSEAFQSATPYNKAFYDTMFMVKDFWATPEYAEVLDQLNQNIYPFVVGGKGTAQEALDKTAADWKATFTKYNRYK, via the coding sequence ATGCGCAAGATAGTGACCAGCGTGATTGCTGGTATCGGCCTGGCGCTTGCCTGCGGAACATCCGTCCGCGCGCAGGACAAGGAACTCACCATCTTCTGGGCGGAATGGGATCCGGCGAACTATCTGCAGGAACTCGTCAACGATTACACGGCCGAGACCGGCGTGAAGGTTACGGTGCAGACCACGCCGTGGCCGGACTTTCAGACCAAGGCCTTTACCGAATTCAATGCGCATGGCGACGCTTATGACCTGGTGGTCGGCGACTCGCAGTGGCTGGGCGCCGGTTCGACTCAAGGGCACTATGTCGACCTCACCGACTTCTTCAACCAGCACAAGCTCGCCGATGTGATGGCGCCCGCGACCATCAAATATTATGCCGAATACCCCGGCGGTTCCGGCAAATACTGGGCGATCCCGCTGGAAGGCGACGCGATCGGCTGGTCCTACCGCAAGGACTGGTTCGAGGACCCGAAGGAGAAGGAAGCCTTCAAGGCCAAATACGGCTACGACCTCGACATCCCGAAGACCTACGCGCAGCTGCGCGACATCGCCGAATTCTTCTACCGTCCGGACCAGAAGCGGTACGGCGTCGCCATCTATACCGACAATTCCTATGACGCGATGGCGATGGGCGTCGAAAGCGCCATCTTCAGCTATGGCGGCGATCTCGGCGACTACGCAACCTACAAGGTCGACGGCATCACCAATTCGAAAGATGCTGCCGCCGGACTCGACATGTACAAGCAACTCTACAAGTTCACGCCTCCCGGCTGGGGCAAGACCTTCTTCGTGGAAGACAACCAGGCGATCACCGGCGGCCTGGCCGCGATGAGCATGAACTTCTTCGCCTTCTTCCCGCCGCTGGTGAACAAGGCCACCAACCCCTATGCCGACGTCACCGGCTTCTTCGCCAATCCGGCTGGTCCGGACGGCAAGCGCTTCGCCGCTCTCGGCGGCCAGGGCATCTCCGTCATCTCGTACTCGAAGAACAAGGACGAGGCGATGAAGTTCCTGGAATGGTTCATCAAGGACGAGACCCAGAAGAAGTGGGCCGAGCTCGGCGGTTACACCTGCAGCCAGGCCGTGCTGAAGTCGGAAGCCTTCCAGAGCGCCACGCCTTACAACAAGGCGTTCTACGACACGATGTTCATGGTCAAGGATTTCTGGGCGACGCCTGAATATGCCGAGGTGCTCGATCAGCTGAACCAGAACATCTATCCGTTCGTGGTCGGCGGCAAGGGCACCGCCCAGGAAGCGCTCGACAAGACCGCCGCCGACTGGAAGGCGACGTTCACCAAGTACAATCGCTACAAGTAG